A genomic region of Raphanus sativus cultivar WK10039 chromosome 6, ASM80110v3, whole genome shotgun sequence contains the following coding sequences:
- the LOC130496282 gene encoding peamaclein-like → MDYKKLVTYFFFLVLIILPFMLLPATAAPGRVGGMEVYCGSRCRGRCAKAGFQDRCIKYCGICCRQCKCVPSGTFGNKHQCPCYRDKLSSKGKPKCP, encoded by the exons ATGGATTATAAGAAACTTGTTACatacttcttcttcctcgttcTTATCATCCTTCCCTTCATGCTTCTACCTGCCACAGCGGCTCCTG GAAGAGTAGGAGGCATGGAGGTATACTGTGGGAGTAGATGCAGAGGAAGGTGTGCTAAAGCAGGGTTTCAAGACAGATGTATCAAGTATTGTGGCATTTGTTGCAGACAATGTAAGTGTGTTCCTTCTGGTACCTTTGGCAACAAGCATCAATGCCCTTGCTATCGAGACAAGCTTAGTTCCAAGGGAAAACCCAAGTGCCCTTAA